Part of the Varibaculum massiliense genome is shown below.
CATGCCATGCCCCCTCCGCGGTAATCAAGATGGCACCGGCCGACCCCAGGGTGGCGAGTACTTCCCCTACCCCTCGCTGACTGAGCTCTTTCGCTTTACGCGCTACCGGCAGCAGATTTCCGCTGATAGCCGCCTTTTCCAGCTCGGATCCGTTGCCTCCCAAAAGCTCGGCAAGTTCGAAAGAGTTCGGTTTCATCAGGTCCACTTTCACCTGCCCGAGAGCTCTCCCCAGGGCGTGTAACGGCTGCCCGGAAGTGTCGACTGCAAACCGTCCCTGCGCGGTACCCAGTTCTTTTAGACAGGTGACATAAAAATCGTCTGGTAACCCCGGGGGTAATGATCCGGATAGCACCACCCAGTCGTCCTCGCCCAGGTCTCCCGCCTGCTCTCTAAGTGCTATCAGAAGCGATTTTTCTTGTTCCTGATTAAGCGTGGGACCGGGTTCGTTGATTTTGGTGGTTTCCCCACTGGCATCTATGACCGTGAGGTTAGTGCGTACCGCTTCCGGGATTTCGGTGTACACATAAGGCAGCTCTACCTGGTCTAACAGTTCTAGAATCGAATCTTGCGGCTTTGCCGGCAGCAGGCAGCAAACCGGGAATCCTGCCTCTTGAGCCACCCGTGCCACATTAATCCCCTTCCCGCCGGGATCGGTGTGGGTAGAGGCAATCCGGTGGACACCCCCCGGCACCAAGGGCTGCTCCAAGTTCACGGTTTTATCCAAACTGGAGTTTGCAGACAGGGTAACTATCACGCCAAGAACACTTCCTTAGCTAGTTTTTCCAGGTCTTTACCAGCGAGTTCTGCCAGGCGCTGATCTGAAATCAGCATTTCAATTTCGCCGGGAGCTGCGAATTTAACTGTGCTAGTGTGTCCGAATTTATCCGCATCTGCCAGTACCACCGCCTGGCGACTGCATTGCACCATTGCCCGCTTTACCGCAGCTTCCTCGATATCGGGGGTGGTGTAGCCATCGAGCAGATCCATCCCGTTAGCACCCAAGAAGGTCAGATCAGGGTGGAGAGCGCGCACGGCCTGCACTGTCATCGCTCCGACTGTGGCCAGGGTAGATTCGCGTACCGTCCCTCCAATTAGATGTACTTTTAGGCTGCGGGTACGGGTGGCTACTGCCGCTGCAATTGCCGCAGAGTTAGTCACCAACAGCAAATCTGCGCGGTCAGGGAGCATTTCTGCAAAATAGGCGGTCGAGGAGCCGGAATCCAAGAAAACCGTAAACGCGCCCTCGGGAATGTGGCTGAGGGCGAGCTGTGCCATTTTCCTTTTTTCTTCGCCGTTGATTTTCATCCGCTCTGACAGTTGCGACTCGGGGATCTGTTGGAGGCCGACTGCTCCCCCGTAAACTCGTTTCGCTTTGCCCTGGTCAGATAGTATTTCGAGGTCACGGCGAATAGTTTCATCAGAGACTTCAAAACGCTGGGCTAACTCCCG
Proteins encoded:
- a CDS encoding DeoR/GlpR family DNA-binding transcription regulator yields the protein MSVHSGGRRLLIEQALSEFGQVNLRELAQRFEVSDETIRRDLEILSDQGKAKRVYGGAVGLQQIPESQLSERMKINGEEKRKMAQLALSHIPEGAFTVFLDSGSSTAYFAEMLPDRADLLLVTNSAAIAAAVATRTRSLKVHLIGGTVRESTLATVGAMTVQAVRALHPDLTFLGANGMDLLDGYTTPDIEEAAVKRAMVQCSRQAVVLADADKFGHTSTVKFAAPGEIEMLISDQRLAELAGKDLEKLAKEVFLA
- a CDS encoding 1-phosphofructokinase family hexose kinase translates to MIVTLSANSSLDKTVNLEQPLVPGGVHRIASTHTDPGGKGINVARVAQEAGFPVCCLLPAKPQDSILELLDQVELPYVYTEIPEAVRTNLTVIDASGETTKINEPGPTLNQEQEKSLLIALREQAGDLGEDDWVVLSGSLPPGLPDDFYVTCLKELGTAQGRFAVDTSGQPLHALGRALGQVKVDLMKPNSFELAELLGGNGSELEKAAISGNLLPVARKAKELSQRGVGEVLATLGSAGAILITAEGAWHGTSPDVPVRSTVGAGDSSLTGYLLAQISGKSPEECLATAVAYGAAACAKAGTQPPTPEEIHPEEARITKLSL